From Eptesicus fuscus isolate TK198812 chromosome 14, DD_ASM_mEF_20220401, whole genome shotgun sequence, one genomic window encodes:
- the TAS2R38 gene encoding taste receptor type 2 member 38 — protein MLTLTPNITVSYEVKSVFMVLSVLEFAVGILVNVFIFLVYFRDVVRRQPLSTCDLVLLSLSLIRLFLHGLLFLDAIQLTHSQQMNDLLSFTYQTIIMLWMITNQAGLWLATCLSLLYCSKIVRFSHAFLLRLASWISRKISRMLLCTVLFTSVCTIICSWDFFSRSHFRVTTVLFMSNNTEFNLQIANLKFFHSFLFCSVGSIPPFLCFLVSSGVLIVSLCRHMRTMRAKTMDSCDPSLEAHIKALKSLISFLCLFVVSLCAALLSVPLLMLWYNKIGAMVCVAIMAACPSGHAAILISGNAKLRRAVDSILLWVQSSRRVTADHKADPRTPGLC, from the coding sequence ATGTTGACTCTGACTCCCAACATAACTGTGTCCTATGAAGTCAAGAGTGTATTTATGGTCCTTTCAGTCCTGGAGTTTGCAGTGGGGATTCTGGTCAATGTCTTCATTTTCTTGGTGTATTTTCGGGATGTGGTGAGGAGGCAGCCCCTGAGCACCTGTGATCTTGTCCTGCTGAGTCTCAGCCTCATCCGGCTTTTCCTGCATGGGCTGCTGTTTCTGGATGCCATCCAGCTTACTCACTCCCAGCAGATGAACGACCTGCTGAGCTTCACCTACCAAACCATCATCATGCTCTGGATGATCACAAACCAAGCCGGCCTCTGGCTCGCCACCTGCCTCAGCCTCCTCTACTGCTCTAAGATTGTCCGTTTCTCTCACGCCTTCCTGCTCCGCTTGGCCAGCTGGATCTCCAGGAAGATTTCTAGGATGCTCCTGTGTACTGTCCTTTTCACCAGTGTATGCACTATCATCTGTTCATGGGACTTTTTTAGTAGATCTCACTTCAGAGTCACAACTGTGTTATTCATGAGTAACAATACAGAATTCAATTTGCAAATTGCAAACCTCAAGttctttcattccttcctctTCTGCAGCGTGGGGTCCATCCCACCTTTCTTGTGTTTTCTGGTCTCTTCTGGGGTTCTGATTGTCTCCCTGTGCCGCCACATGAGGACAATGAGGGCCAAGACCATGGACTCTTGTGACCCCAGCCTGGAGGCCCACATCAAAGCACTCAAATCCCTCAtctcctttctctgcctctttgTGGTGTCATTATGCGCTGCCCTCCTCTCGGTGCCTTTACTAATGCTGTGGTACAACAAGATTGGGGCCATGGTCTGTGTGGCGATAATGGCAGCCTGTCCCTCAGGGCATGCAGCCATCCTGATCTCAGGCAATGCCAAGCTGAGGAGAGCTGTGGACAGCATTCTACTGTGGGTTCAGAGCAGCCGAAGGGTAACAGCAGACCACAAGGCAGATCCCAGGACACCAGGTCTATGTTGA